In a single window of the Debaryomyces hansenii CBS767 chromosome A complete sequence genome:
- a CDS encoding DEHA2A07282p (some similarities with uniprot|P38830 Saccharomyces cerevisiae YHR124w meiosis-specific protein) yields MMTLPNDEPTISPDDAATAAAVAAASTAAAAVAAIPQLKDDDHSLHHQFVQQHHHQLQEQHAHQQHALQQHHQHHQHHQHPHEHDHDQLNSQLNHQLQQHNLAHHQLNHTPHHHLEMLAQANEEDFLDSTNRKVAPRSSDLFKVGPQFSETRHHQDIYCKRNDMDVNPILEARIDRGFEVGENGTWIGYKRNYFTLVASFSLENFNFDRFIQNKFYTYEKSSKNGESVGENKVEISYFAIRLVAKCSDDDVAISLVQHTAKRDKGPQFPPPIYPAVPGDLPDHETVRASCNKRNGNKIENMNKVFYFDRAEYYHNTNLDTLKDDSVLKNYPSDSIARVARFERIQFTSSIRLKSTSVNSRYFTLHVELLGIIENEDCQIQPILLSSIETPPLIIRGRSPSNYHKDRTSGYRGHI; encoded by the coding sequence ATGATGACATTGCCAAACGACGAACCAACGATTTCGCCCGACGATGCTGCCACTGCGGCAGCAGTGGCAGCAGCCAGCACTGCAGCGGCAGCGGTAGCAGCGATTCCCCAATTGAAGGACGATGACCACCTGCTTCACCACCAGTTTGTGCAGcagcaccaccaccaacTTCAGGAACAGCATGCACATCAACAACATGCGCTTCAGCAACACCATCAGCACCATCAACACCATCAACATCCCCACGAACATGATCACGACCAGTTGAACTCGCAGCTCAACCACCAGTTGCAACAGCATAACTTGGCACACCACCAGTTGAACCACACGCCACACCATCATCTTGAGATGTTGGCACAGGCCAACGAGGAAGATTTTCTCGACTCTACCAACAGGAAGGTGGCGCCAAGGTCGAGCGATTTGTTCAAGGTGGGTCCGCAGTTCAGCGAAACCAGGCACCACCAAGACATTTACTGTAAGAGAAATGATATGGACGTGAATCCTATTTTAGAAGCCAGAATTGATAGAGGGTTCGAGGTGGGTGAAAATGGTACTTGGATTGGTTACAAGAGAAACTATTTCACCTTGGTAGCTTCGTTTTCGTTAGAAAACTTCAACTTTGATCGTTTTATTCAGAATAAGTTTTACACGTACGAGAAATCGTCCAAGAATGGCGAGTCGGTTGGCGAAAATAAAGTTGAAATCAGctattttgcaattagaTTGGTTGCCAAATGCTCTGACGACGATGTGGCTATCAGCCTTGTTCAGCACACCGCCAAGAGAGACAAGGGTCCTCAATTCCCTCCGCCAATCTACCCAGCTGTTCCTGGCGACTTGCCTGACCACGAAACAGTCAGGGCCTCGTGTAACAAGCGTAACGGTAataagattgaaaatatgaataaGGTTTTCTACTTTGATAGAGCCGAGTATTATCACAATACCAATTTGGACACTTTGAAAGATGACTCCGTTTTGAAGAACTACCCAAGTGATTCTATTGCCAGAGTGGCCAGATTCGAAAGAATCCAGTTTACCTCTTCTATCAGATTGAAATCTACTTCGGTCAATTCAAGATACTTCACCTTACATGTCGAGTTACTCGGAATCATCGAGAACGAAGATTGTCAAATCCAACCAATATTATTGTCGTCTATTGAAACACCTCCTTTGATTATCAGAGGAAGATCTCCATCAAACTATCACAAGGATAGAACTTCGGGTTACAGAGGTCATATTTAA